The Corvus hawaiiensis isolate bCorHaw1 chromosome 29, bCorHaw1.pri.cur, whole genome shotgun sequence region GTTGTCACGAAGGCGCTGGGTGGAGGTTCCAAGTGGCTCAGAGCTCCTCAGCCTCTCCCCAACACCTTCCTGGTGCTGGAAAATCCGAATTTGGGGTCAAATAAAACAGGGGATTCACTCTGTGAGCTTAACACGGGCACGATAAGGGGTAAAACCAGGCTTGGGGGGTAGGACTGGGAATGGAGGGGGGACCCCCCCGAGCCCGCAGCTCCATCTGCTGAGGGATTccaggctcctgctcctccctcacCAGAGACACTTGGAAGCGCAGCGACTTTTCTTGGAGTGCCCGGAGCGCTTGGCCCCCGCCGAGGACAGGCGGGAGGGGCGCGGGGACGCGCGGAGGTGGGGACAGCGGGACTTGCTCAGGTGCTGCGCGGAGGAGCTCCTGGCCTTGGTCCCCTCGTGCAGCAGCGAGCCCTTGGCCACCGGTTTGTGCGGGGGACACTCCCTGGTCTCCTTGACGGCCACACCGCTCCGGGCGGTGCTCAGGCGCTGCTCCGAGGAGTAGCCGGTGACGCATTCCTGCGTCGGGTACCCCTTGGAGCAGCGGTGCGGGGCGACACCGCCCAGGTACTCCTGCAGGAAGGAGTGGCCGAAGCTCTGCTGCGGGGGACACTCGGTGACCCCGCGGAGGGGCAGCGAGTAGCCGCTGGTCAGCCCCGGCGGCGGGCGCAGCTCGGCGCAGCGCGAGGGGCACTTGGCCACCTTGTGCGAGCGGCACTCGCCCCGGCAGGACGCCGAGGAGCGGATGCCGCACGGGGGGAAGCGCAGCCGGCCCGGCtcggggcagcgcggggcgcAGGGCGGGAGGCTCCTGGCCACGCGTTTCTTGTCGCCGCGGGGCCTCTCGAAGGCCGGCAGCGTCTGGGTGAGGCCGGCGCCCCTCGGGACGGGCTCCAGGCGCGGCAGCAGCCGCGTGGTCTCGCAGGGCTCCGGGTAGAGCAGCACGCACTTCTGCACCAGCGGCTGGCACGGCACCAGCGACACCTGGGTGGCGGCGGGCAGCGCTTGGGGACAGCTGTGCCAGCGCGGCACCGGGCTCTTGGTGATGCTCAGGGGGTGGCAGGTGTTGGCGAAGGCCTCGGCGTGCGCCGGGCACTGCGGGAGGGTCTCGGTGATGAATTTGGGGCCCGGCAGGAGCAGCGGGGTGCAGCGCTCCCCGGGGTAGTGCATGGCGGAGCGGGGCCCTCAGACCTGCGGGGGAGAGCAGAAAAGCAGCGATTTGCGGGATTTTTTGTGATTCAGCATCAAAACTCGCCCACGCCCCGCTCTCCTCACGGTCAGTGGTTCGAAGCGGGGTGTGTTTAGGAGGGGACCGAAAGTTCTGTCCTCAGCTCCAGGTTCTGCTCTCAAGAGGCTGAAAAAATCCGGAATTGCAGCTGAGGAGGTTCGTGCCACCTTTCAGACCTCGGCACTTCCCCCTCCTGAGCTGTTCCGTGACTCCCCGAGCACCTCCGGGCCCTCCCTGGGTCACCCTTTCAAGTTGAGCTCCTGCGAGATGAAAGAGGAGCCAAAATTACGGGTGTGGCCACCCAATAATAGCCGGGTGCGGCCCCAAAGCCACGCCGAGGGTGAGGAGAGGTTTGGGGCTCTCTGGAGCTCAGGTGTGACCTATCCGAGCTCCGATCCCCCAGGGATTTGGGGCCTGGAatggggcaggggcagctctggcTCCCTGTCACAGCAAATCCCAGGTTTTTTAGGGAAACGCAGCAGCATCGAGTCAAAACACCTGGGGGAAGGAAGGCAAAATCAAGGTCAAATCTCAGCTTGATGAAGGGATTAAATATCCCGGAATCCCAGAAGATtcggggttggaagggacctcagcccagccctcctgccagGACGGTGTCACCCGGAGCAGGTGACACGGGTGGGTTGGGAATGGCTCCAGCTTCACTGATTTGGGGAGAATTACACCCAATAAAGCAGCCCCTGGGGCCGCACCAGGGCCCTGGTTTTATtatgggaccccaaaatcctctCCTAAAACCCCCGCGAGGGTGAACCCCCGCCCTCCGCCAAGGGGAGTCCGGCTGAGACCCGAAAAGAACCAGGTGGCACAAGCAGGTCcccattttctcctctgaaaatcTCTCCTTTCCTTGGAAATTGTAGGAAAAACCGTCCCAACTCCAGAAACACGCCAGTTTTAGGGAGTTTCCCCAGGTTTAAACAGGATTATTTTGACCAAAAATCGCTTGGTTCCAGTATTTTTTGGAGAGTAAAGCGTTAAATTCAacagctgtgaaaaataaacctACATTTTCTGAGCACCCCTAATGCCGATCGTTCCAGGATTTAGGGTTTCATCTTCCCAAATCCCATCGCGCGGGGTGTCCCAAACCAGGACAATTCGTTATCGCCACAATCAAACCAATCATTGTCCAATAAAAACAATGCCGGGAAAACAATGGCAGCAATTACCGCAACAGCTGAAGCTCATTAAGACAAAAATCTCTTAATTAGGGGGATTATTTGCGCCTCCCACTCATTTTTAGGGGGGTTTAGCCGGGAGGTTTTAGGAATTGGGGGTTTGACAGGTGCAGGCTTGGCTGGAGAGGCCTGATTTTCCCGTCTGAAATTCCGTCAGCTCTGGGCTCTGGTCGGAACAAAAATCCCTTTGTTTAAAattccagaaaagcagcagcaaattctTTTTCCCTCACTTCTTTTGGAGGAGCTGCCTCGGCTCTTCCAACTTCACACCCGATCCCCGCCGGGATCCAGCCCTTTATGGAGCCAAATCCTACCGGAGAACACAGGAAAAGACCCCACAAATCCCACTCCTGCCTCCACGATCCGCGTGgaatttcttccctgtttttcttCAGCGCAACTCCAGCCGGAAGAGCCGTGCATCCCAAAAGGCTGGAGGGATTAAAATCGGAATTTCAGGAGCTCCTGTGGAAGCCGGACTTACCCAGGTCATGAGGGAGAAGAACCGGAGAGAAGTGTCCGGGAAAGGCCCGGGATGGCCGGGCTTTTATGGAGCCCGGGAATGCCCCAGGGAATCGGGgaggttgggtttgggttgggtgaTGCTTTAATtgcatcccaatcccagccaCGTGCGGCTCGGCGCTCCCAGGGATGTCCTGGATCACCGGGAGCTCCAGATCCCAGAGGTTGGACCAGAGAAAAACCCCAAGGATCCTCAGGGATCCCAAATCTGCCGTGCCCGCCCCATGAAATTCCAGCCAAAACAGccctttccaccccaaaaaaaatcccagtggaGCCCAGCCAAGGGAATGAGCAAGGAATTCCTCATTCCcatgggagctgcaggcagaaatCCCTTTGAAAACGCCGTCCAGGAAGGACTCCGGGCAGCCCGTAATTACTGGGACACGCGGATTCCTTCCCGGGAATCCAGGGAAGAGAGCGATCATTAGGAGCCAGGAACCCTTTTGGGACAGCTCCCAAAAATTCCCAGTCACAAAGGGGCCGGTCGTGCCCCGAGAGGTGACGCTTTTCTGGCACCACAAAGAGGAGAAGGGACCAGGCTCATGccaaccccaaaattcccatttcctgcTCCGTCACTCCCTTTGTTCCCTGTTTAtcccacaaaaacaaaccccagggaaaatgagcaggggcagggttgGGAATGGCGGCTGGGAACGCGTTTTGGGAGAGTCACTTCTGCACGAAGGAAGAGCCTGGAATTTTCTTAGTCCCTGGAATTCTTGGGTTTTTATGGTCCCTTTAATCTGAATCCGACGCTTTTGGATTCCAGGGATTCGGGTGAGGTGCCTGGAAAAGAGGGGAATGTCATGGAATATCCTCGTCAGAAGGGGCACGCAGGGATCGAATCCAACTGCGGGCCCtgcacagaattcccagaatcCCACCCCGTTCCTGGGAAAACGCTTCTGGAGCCTTGGGAATGCGGCCATTCCATAGGGACCCTGGTCACCCTCTGCGGGAAGAATTTCCCTAAAatcccaaacctcccctgagGTGAAATAAGTGAATTTTTGATGGAGTGAGCGGAAAATCCCATATCCATAGGAAGGATCCGCTGGGATCCTTTCCCCGGCAGCTCCCAATGGACACCGGGATGGTTTTTAGGTGATTTttggtggatttggcagtgccACATTTACGCTTGGATTCCAcattttgaaggatttttttaacgTCAAGAATTCCATGATCGGAATATTTGGATATTGGAGTATTGGAATATTGGAATATTTGGATATTTGAGTATTGGAATATTGGATTTTTGGAATATTGGAATTTTGGAATATTGGAATATTGGGATATTGGAGTATTGGAATATTGGAATATTTGGATATTTGAATATTGGAATATCAGGATATTTGAGTATTGGAATATTGGAATATCTGGATATTGGAGTATTGGGATATTGGAATATTTGAGTATTGGAATATTGGAATATATGGAATATTGGAATATTTGGATATTGGAATATTGGGATATTTGA contains the following coding sequences:
- the LOC125318423 gene encoding uncharacterized protein LOC125318423, with the protein product MHYPGERCTPLLLPGPKFITETLPQCPAHAEAFANTCHPLSITKSPVPRWHSCPQALPAATQVSLVPCQPLVQKCVLLYPEPCETTRLLPRLEPVPRGAGLTQTLPAFERPRGDKKRVARSLPPCAPRCPEPGRLRFPPCGIRSSASCRGECRSHKVAKCPSRCAELRPPPGLTSGYSLPLRGVTECPPQQSFGHSFLQEYLGGVAPHRCSKGYPTQECVTGYSSEQRLSTARSGVAVKETRECPPHKPVAKGSLLHEGTKARSSSAQHLSKSRCPHLRASPRPSRLSSAGAKRSGHSKKSRCASKCLW